The Thioclava nitratireducens genome includes a region encoding these proteins:
- a CDS encoding cytochrome c oxidase subunit 3, with protein MTAEAVKHPGINLGAHHAHAHDRAETLVFGFWVFLMSDLIIFGLMFANYVTQLPGTAGGPGPKDLFTLGNAFTQTMILLASSATFGMASLALKYERGKGALLGWLAVTLALGAVFVGLEKLDFADMFSEGAYPSRSGFLSGFFGLVPLHGLHVASGILWGLVLMVQIATLGLTTPVKTRLLRLGLFWHFLDIIWIGIFSVVYLGGVA; from the coding sequence ATGACAGCAGAAGCGGTCAAGCATCCAGGCATCAACCTCGGAGCTCATCACGCGCACGCCCACGACAGAGCCGAAACGCTGGTCTTTGGCTTCTGGGTCTTCCTGATGAGCGATCTCATCATCTTCGGACTGATGTTCGCCAACTACGTCACCCAGCTGCCGGGCACTGCGGGCGGACCAGGCCCGAAGGATTTGTTCACGCTTGGCAACGCGTTCACGCAAACCATGATTCTGCTGGCCAGTTCGGCGACCTTCGGCATGGCCTCTCTTGCCTTGAAATACGAGCGCGGCAAGGGCGCACTGCTGGGCTGGCTCGCGGTGACGCTGGCTTTGGGGGCGGTTTTTGTCGGGCTGGAGAAGCTCGATTTCGCGGACATGTTTTCCGAAGGTGCCTATCCGTCGCGCAGCGGCTTTCTGAGCGGGTTCTTCGGGCTGGTGCCGCTACATGGTCTGCACGTCGCCTCGGGCATCCTCTGGGGGCTGGTGCTGATGGTGCAGATCGCTACGCTCGGTCTGACGACGCCTGTCAAGACGCGGCTTCTGCGTCTTGGCCTGTTCTGGCATTTCCTCGACATCATCTGGATCGGGATCTTCTCGGTCGTCTATCTGGGAGGAGTGGCATGA
- a CDS encoding cbb3-type cytochrome c oxidase subunit I: MTDQWNWTTGRLRLDSFPFVHGWQNPTVSELIGAASVVLIGGAVTMILLTWFRLWVPLWRNWLTSVDHKRIGIMYVVLAFVMLLRGVLKGVVMRTQQAAGLGGGFLTPEHFGELFSTHGTIMIFFVAMPFVAGLINFVMPLQIGARDVSFPVMNQISLGMTAAAAALVMISLVVGQFSTGGWTSYPPYTGMDFQPGPGPDYWIWTIVIAGVGSTLSGINFAVTIYKERAPGMHFFRMPLFTWSALCAAIILIFAMPPLTVAALMLAADRYLDFHFFTNDLGGNMMNYINMFWLFGHPEVYLLVLLAYGVFSEVIATFSGKRLFGYPSLVWATMVISVLSFTVWLHHFFTMGQGANVNIAFGIATMLIAVPTGVKVYDWMATMFRGRIRMTTPMVYSVGFLILFVIGGLTGVILANPSIDYQVHNSLFLVAHFHNVLIPGVLFGMLAGYHYWFPKAFGFRLDETWGKIAACLWIVGFSLTFIPLYVVGLMGMPRRTVAYTAPAFEPYMLVAVVGAAVILAAVGALAAQLLVSIRDRRANAVFAGDPWNGRTLDWFNPCPPPEYNFAVVPEVTQRDAFAVAKAYGDAYQDPPEFEDIELPANTGYGFVLCVAAGALGFGLIFYLWWLAILSLLVIVGAMIARSFVVETERTILAAEVAADYQRWLDAVRAAQPIDRTQEQGSNNRGHALRELPEGVV; encoded by the coding sequence ATGACCGATCAATGGAACTGGACCACTGGTCGCCTGAGGCTGGATAGCTTTCCATTTGTCCATGGCTGGCAAAACCCGACAGTAAGCGAGTTGATCGGCGCGGCGTCGGTCGTCCTCATCGGTGGCGCGGTGACCATGATCCTGCTGACATGGTTTCGGCTCTGGGTGCCCTTGTGGCGCAACTGGCTGACAAGCGTCGATCATAAGCGCATCGGGATCATGTACGTCGTGCTCGCATTTGTCATGCTGCTGCGCGGCGTTCTCAAGGGCGTCGTCATGCGCACGCAACAGGCGGCTGGACTGGGCGGCGGTTTCTTGACGCCGGAGCATTTCGGCGAGCTGTTCTCAACCCACGGCACGATCATGATCTTCTTTGTTGCGATGCCATTCGTGGCGGGACTCATCAATTTTGTCATGCCCTTGCAGATCGGTGCTCGGGACGTGTCCTTTCCGGTCATGAACCAGATCAGTCTGGGCATGACCGCCGCTGCTGCCGCTCTCGTCATGATTTCGCTGGTGGTCGGGCAGTTTTCCACGGGCGGCTGGACCTCGTACCCGCCCTACACTGGAATGGACTTTCAGCCCGGCCCTGGCCCGGATTACTGGATTTGGACTATCGTCATCGCCGGGGTCGGATCAACACTATCGGGTATCAACTTCGCCGTGACGATCTACAAGGAGCGTGCACCCGGAATGCATTTCTTTCGGATGCCGCTTTTTACCTGGAGCGCGCTGTGCGCCGCGATCATCCTGATCTTCGCCATGCCGCCCCTGACTGTTGCCGCGCTTATGCTGGCCGCAGACCGCTACCTGGATTTCCATTTCTTCACCAACGATCTTGGCGGGAACATGATGAATTACATCAACATGTTCTGGCTCTTCGGCCATCCCGAGGTCTATTTGCTCGTCCTGCTCGCCTACGGTGTCTTCTCGGAGGTCATCGCGACATTCTCGGGCAAACGGCTCTTTGGTTATCCCTCGCTCGTTTGGGCCACGATGGTGATCTCAGTGCTGTCCTTCACGGTTTGGTTGCACCACTTCTTCACCATGGGTCAGGGCGCCAACGTAAACATTGCATTCGGCATTGCGACAATGTTGATCGCGGTGCCGACGGGTGTGAAAGTCTATGACTGGATGGCGACGATGTTCCGCGGTCGCATCCGCATGACGACGCCGATGGTATATTCGGTAGGCTTCCTGATCCTCTTCGTGATTGGCGGACTGACCGGTGTAATCCTTGCCAACCCCAGTATCGACTATCAGGTCCACAACTCGCTGTTTCTCGTTGCGCATTTTCACAATGTGCTGATCCCCGGCGTGCTGTTCGGCATGCTGGCGGGCTATCACTACTGGTTTCCCAAGGCCTTCGGATTTCGGCTTGATGAGACCTGGGGCAAGATTGCGGCCTGCCTCTGGATCGTGGGCTTTTCGCTGACCTTCATACCGCTTTATGTCGTTGGCCTGATGGGGATGCCGCGCCGCACGGTGGCCTACACCGCCCCGGCATTTGAGCCCTACATGCTGGTCGCCGTCGTCGGTGCGGCGGTCATCCTCGCGGCCGTTGGCGCGCTCGCGGCTCAGCTCCTTGTCAGCATTCGCGACCGCAGGGCCAACGCCGTTTTCGCTGGCGATCCATGGAACGGAAGGACGCTGGATTGGTTTAACCCTTGCCCGCCGCCGGAGTACAACTTCGCAGTCGTGCCAGAGGTCACGCAGCGCGACGCCTTCGCCGTCGCCAAGGCTTACGGGGACGCCTATCAGGATCCGCCGGAGTTCGAAGACATCGAGTTGCCCGCGAACACGGGTTACGGCTTTGTGCTTTGCGTTGCAGCGGGCGCGCTTGGCTTCGGCCTGATTTTTTATCTCTGGTGGCTGGCGATCCTGTCGCTGCTGGTGATCGTTGGCGCTATGATCGCCCGAAGCTTCGTCGTTGAGACCGAGCGCACCATCCTAGCTGCTGAGGTAGCTGCCGACTATCAACGCTGGTTGGACGCCGTCCGCGCCGCACAGCCAATTGACCGAACGCAAGAACAAGGTTCTAACAATCGAGGGCATGCGTTGCGCGAACTGCCCGAGGGGGTCGTGTGA
- a CDS encoding IS5 family transposase, which produces MSRPTPPTYKTRNWPAYNEALKRRGSLTIWFDPEMNWDAVPTGRRGRQQTYSDTAIQTCLTMKVLFGMALRQTTGFVESLLRLVGLDWSVPDFSTLSRRQKTLAVNIPYRGSKGPLHLPIDSTGIKVEGEGEWHARKHGGPKRRVWRKLHLGIDEETLEVRAVEITGSHIGDAPVLPDLLTQIPIGEEIGSVTADGAYDTRKCHDAIADRGAHAVIPPRKNAKPWKTVTAGAVARNEALRAAKYLGRALWRRWAGNHRRSRAETKMHCVKLLGQRLMARDFDRQIAELQVRIDVLNGYTALGIPVTELVG; this is translated from the coding sequence ATGAGCAGACCGACACCACCGACCTACAAGACTAGGAACTGGCCAGCCTATAACGAAGCGCTCAAGCGCCGCGGCTCGCTGACGATCTGGTTCGACCCCGAGATGAACTGGGATGCCGTGCCGACAGGCAGGCGTGGCCGTCAGCAGACCTACAGTGACACTGCTATTCAGACCTGCCTGACGATGAAGGTTCTTTTCGGCATGGCGCTCCGGCAGACGACCGGTTTCGTCGAGAGCCTGTTGCGCTTGGTCGGCCTCGACTGGTCGGTGCCCGACTTCAGCACGCTGTCGCGCCGCCAGAAGACCCTCGCCGTGAACATCCCGTATCGCGGGTCCAAGGGGCCGCTGCACCTGCCGATCGACAGCACCGGCATAAAGGTCGAGGGCGAAGGCGAGTGGCACGCTCGCAAGCATGGTGGCCCCAAAAGGCGGGTCTGGCGCAAGCTCCACCTTGGGATCGACGAGGAAACGTTGGAGGTCCGGGCTGTCGAGATCACCGGGAGCCACATCGGTGATGCACCGGTCTTGCCCGATCTGCTCACCCAGATCCCGATTGGCGAAGAGATCGGCTCAGTGACCGCCGACGGCGCCTACGACACCCGCAAGTGCCACGATGCCATCGCGGATCGCGGCGCCCATGCTGTCATCCCGCCCCGCAAGAACGCGAAGCCGTGGAAGACCGTCACCGCCGGTGCCGTGGCTCGAAACGAGGCCTTGCGCGCTGCGAAATACCTCGGCCGAGCCCTCTGGCGACGATGGGCCGGAAACCACCGGCGGAGCCGCGCCGAGACAAAGATGCATTGTGTGAAGCTGCTGGGACAGCGCCTCATGGCACGGGACTTCGACCGCCAGATCGCGGAACTCCAGGTACGTATCGACGTGCTCAACGGCTATACGGCGCTCGGCATACCCGTCACGGAACTCGTGGGATAA
- a CDS encoding cbb3-type cytochrome c oxidase subunit I has translation MMLLSLVLTLDAIAANEATVLYTFYAPMPADGAFCLGIALIFIANWGVGYQILAMRWRGHAAPPGRITPLVSRMSAVTMSMWFLASLGAVAAVVIWHIPAFLGWIDGMPPMITRKLFWWSGHPIVYFWLMPAYISWYALIPRQIGGVLISDPLARVSFILLMLFSLPVGTRHQLMDAGIPDVMRAIVIFLTFTVILPSLLTAFTVGASLEYAGRARAAGVIRASRRSCWRCCCSSSAGRAGW, from the coding sequence GTGATGCTGCTGAGCCTGGTTCTGACGCTGGACGCGATCGCCGCGAACGAGGCGACGGTGCTTTACACCTTCTACGCGCCGATGCCCGCGGATGGGGCCTTCTGTCTCGGGATCGCGCTGATATTCATCGCGAACTGGGGCGTGGGCTATCAGATCCTCGCGATGCGTTGGCGCGGGCACGCGGCCCCTCCGGGCCGGATCACGCCGCTAGTTTCGCGGATGAGCGCGGTCACGATGAGCATGTGGTTCCTGGCCTCGCTCGGCGCGGTCGCGGCGGTGGTGATCTGGCATATTCCCGCCTTTCTGGGCTGGATCGACGGGATGCCGCCCATGATCACCCGCAAACTGTTCTGGTGGAGCGGTCACCCTATCGTCTATTTCTGGCTGATGCCGGCCTATATCTCGTGGTATGCGCTGATCCCGCGTCAGATCGGCGGGGTGCTGATTTCGGATCCGCTGGCGCGTGTGTCCTTCATCCTGCTGATGCTGTTCTCGCTGCCGGTGGGGACCCGTCACCAACTGATGGATGCGGGGATCCCTGATGTGATGCGCGCCATCGTGATCTTTCTGACCTTCACGGTGATCCTGCCCTCGCTGCTGACCGCCTTCACGGTCGGGGCCTCGTTGGAATATGCTGGGCGGGCGCGGGCTGCTGGGGTGATCCGAGCATCGCGGCGCAGTTGCTGGCGATGTTGCTGTTCATCATCCGCGGGTCGAGCGGGCTGGTGA
- a CDS encoding cbb3-type cytochrome c oxidase subunit I — protein MGSGHFHATLASASALTFSGISFWLLPNLTGKPLASRRVALWGTGLWSMGMLIFSNAMMIAGLQGVPRRAWVSGMMAGRTVSMPMRAGRCSRSASPGSFWPSPPC, from the coding sequence ATGGGTTCGGGCCATTTCCACGCCACGCTGGCCTCGGCCTCGGCGCTGACCTTCTCCGGTATCAGCTTCTGGCTGCTGCCCAACCTGACTGGCAAGCCGCTGGCTTCGCGCAGGGTCGCGCTTTGGGGGACAGGGCTGTGGTCCATGGGGATGTTGATCTTTTCCAACGCGATGATGATCGCCGGCCTGCAAGGCGTGCCGCGCCGCGCCTGGGTGTCGGGGATGATGGCGGGTAGGACAGTTTCTATGCCAATGCGCGCTGGTCGCTGTTCGCGGTCGGCATCGCCGGGGTCATTCTGGCCGTCGCCGCCGTGCTGA
- a CDS encoding UDP-2,3-diacylglucosamine diphosphatase, which translates to MSRSRHHNKHHYRSLFLSDFHLGSRGCSPGPILDFLQSVRADAIYLVGDILDLWHGGPVQWGDIHAEIIETLEAHAEAGTRIVYLPGNHDAALRSPGMNFLSFELAETALHVGADGQRYLIVHGDQCDARILRWHAMTRFGSRMDALFRGIDAWLRRRRDVSETERTLIQLAIEGINHLIARGSDEHRLIALASEAGVDGIICGHSHKPALREVGGMTYANCGDWVDSLTALAEDSSGALQLLQWGAEGFVKLTRLGLTPSGSG; encoded by the coding sequence ATGAGCCGATCGCGCCATCACAACAAGCACCACTACCGCAGCCTCTTCCTCTCGGATTTTCACCTTGGCTCGCGCGGGTGCAGCCCCGGCCCGATACTCGACTTTCTGCAAAGCGTCCGGGCCGACGCGATCTACCTCGTCGGCGATATCCTCGACCTCTGGCATGGTGGCCCCGTGCAGTGGGGGGATATCCATGCCGAGATCATCGAGACCCTCGAGGCCCATGCCGAGGCCGGAACGCGTATCGTCTACCTGCCCGGCAATCACGATGCGGCACTACGCTCGCCGGGTATGAACTTCCTCAGCTTTGAGCTGGCCGAGACGGCACTCCATGTCGGCGCGGACGGGCAGCGCTACCTTATCGTGCATGGCGATCAATGCGATGCGCGCATTCTGCGCTGGCACGCGATGACCCGTTTCGGAAGCCGGATGGACGCGCTGTTCCGCGGCATCGATGCCTGGTTGCGCCGCCGCCGTGACGTCTCCGAGACAGAGCGCACGTTGATCCAGCTCGCGATCGAGGGGATTAACCACCTGATTGCACGTGGCTCGGACGAGCATCGGCTGATCGCGCTGGCCTCCGAGGCCGGGGTCGACGGGATCATCTGCGGCCACTCGCACAAGCCCGCGCTGCGCGAGGTCGGCGGAATGACCTACGCGAATTGCGGCGACTGGGTGGACAGCCTGACCGCCTTGGCCGAGGATAGTTCAGGCGCATTGCAACTTCTTCAATGGGGCGCGGAGGGCTTTGTCAAGTTGACGAGGCTTGGTCTGACGCCTAGCGGGTCTGGATGA
- a CDS encoding transketolase-like TK C-terminal-containing protein: protein MFRCDGHDAKALDEATAAKITEIASSSLTAMKTVIGFGSPNRAGTAKAHGATLGDEKGALAKQALGWNAAPFEIPEDLAASWVAIGVRGTQARAEWEDALAASGKAAKFTARVAGKLPEGYAAAIEAARADLADSNLTRVASVDSTFAAAAPDHYIGYGVRESGMAGAMNGLALHGGFKPYGGTFLVLSVYSRNAIRLSVLIGLGVTCVMTHASIGLGEDSPTHQPVEHLASLRAIPNLNVFRAPDAVETLELWDLAIRSTDAPSLLALSRQGVPQLRGAGDENLTARGAYVIRSFGEGRDVTLLATGTEVALAVEAAEALHAEGHSVAVVSMPCWELFDAQPEEYRAEVLGAAPRVAVEAASAFGWTRYVAREADVIGMPGFGASAPAEQLYAEFGITADAVAARSKALIAG from the coding sequence GTGTTCCGTTGCGACGGGCATGACGCCAAGGCGCTCGATGAGGCTACAGCAGCGAAAATAACCGAGATCGCGAGTTCCAGCTTGACTGCGATGAAGACGGTAATCGGCTTCGGCTCGCCGAACCGGGCGGGCACGGCGAAGGCGCATGGCGCCACGCTGGGTGACGAAAAAGGAGCATTGGCCAAGCAGGCACTCGGCTGGAACGCCGCGCCTTTTGAAATCCCCGAAGACCTCGCCGCGTCTTGGGTCGCTATCGGGGTCCGTGGCACGCAGGCCCGCGCGGAATGGGAAGACGCGCTCGCCGCCTCTGGCAAGGCCGCCAAGTTCACCGCCCGCGTCGCGGGCAAGCTGCCCGAAGGCTACGCCGCCGCCATCGAGGCTGCGCGTGCCGATCTTGCCGACTCCAACCTGACGCGGGTCGCCTCCGTCGACAGTACCTTCGCCGCCGCGGCTCCGGACCATTACATCGGCTACGGCGTGCGTGAGTCCGGCATGGCGGGGGCGATGAACGGTCTTGCGCTGCATGGCGGCTTCAAACCCTATGGCGGCACCTTCCTCGTGTTATCGGTTTACTCGCGCAACGCGATCCGCCTGTCGGTCCTGATAGGGCTTGGCGTCACCTGTGTGATGACCCACGCCTCGATAGGCCTCGGCGAGGACAGCCCCACGCACCAACCGGTCGAACATCTGGCATCCCTGCGCGCGATCCCCAACCTCAACGTGTTCCGCGCCCCAGATGCGGTGGAGACGCTGGAGCTCTGGGACCTCGCGATCCGGTCGACGGACGCGCCGTCGCTGCTGGCGCTGTCGCGACAAGGGGTGCCGCAGCTGCGCGGCGCGGGGGATGAAAACCTGACCGCGCGCGGTGCATATGTGATCCGCTCCTTCGGGGAAGGCCGCGATGTGACGCTTCTCGCGACCGGGACCGAGGTTGCGCTGGCCGTGGAGGCCGCCGAGGCGCTGCACGCCGAAGGCCACAGCGTCGCGGTCGTCTCGATGCCCTGCTGGGAGCTGTTCGACGCGCAGCCCGAGGAGTACCGCGCCGAAGTTCTTGGCGCCGCCCCTCGGGTCGCCGTCGAGGCCGCGTCGGCCTTCGGCTGGACCCGCTACGTCGCGCGCGAGGCGGATGTGATCGGCATGCCGGGCTTCGGCGCGTCGGCTCCGGCGGAGCAACTTTACGCGGAGTTCGGCATCACCGCAGACGCGGTCGCCGCACGCTCCAAGGCGTTGATCGCAGGCTAA
- a CDS encoding IS3 family transposase (programmed frameshift), whose translation MRKSRFTEAQIIGMIKEQEAGMPTADVCRRHGLSPATFYKFKAKYGGMELSEAARLKALEDENAKLKRLLADTMLDNVVLKDLPGKELTTLTRRREAALRAMRDHDISQRRACQLVGVDPKTVRRTRPPDCPEIREEMKEIAGKRRRFGYRRIGILLERKGMTMNHKKLYRLYREEGLSVKRRRGRKRARGSRTPMPAAAHPNARWSLDFLADSFGASRKFRILAVIDDCCRENLCLVADTSISGKRVARELDALVRIYGKPACIVSDNGTEFTSRAILRWADQNAIPWHYIDPGKPQQNAFIESFNGSLRDELLNEEIFDTLDDARRKLALWRYDYNAVRPHSSLGNQTPLEARRTLEQFEGSAPGALAHNNRSDYQSQTCRLSL comes from the exons ATGCGAAAAAGCCGTTTCACCGAGGCGCAGATTATTGGGATGATCAAGGAGCAGGAGGCAGGCATGCCGACAGCTGATGTGTGCCGCAGGCATGGCCTCAGCCCGGCGACCTTTTACAAGTTCAAGGCCAAGTATGGTGGCATGGAGCTCTCCGAGGCAGCCAGGCTGAAGGCGCTCGAAGACGAAAACGCCAAGCTCAAACGTCTGTTGGCCGACACCATGCTCGACAACGTGGTTCTGAAGGATCTGC CTGGGAAAGAACTGACGACATTGACCAGGCGGCGAGAGGCGGCGCTCAGGGCGATGCGGGATCATGACATCTCGCAGCGTCGGGCCTGCCAGCTTGTCGGTGTCGACCCCAAGACGGTCCGGCGCACACGCCCGCCGGACTGCCCCGAGATCCGCGAGGAGATGAAGGAGATCGCCGGGAAGCGGCGCCGGTTTGGCTATCGCCGGATCGGCATCCTGCTTGAGCGCAAGGGCATGACCATGAACCACAAGAAGCTGTATCGGCTCTATCGCGAGGAAGGGCTATCGGTGAAGCGACGGCGTGGACGCAAGCGGGCTCGCGGGTCACGCACGCCGATGCCTGCGGCGGCGCATCCCAATGCGCGCTGGTCGCTCGACTTCCTGGCGGACAGCTTCGGCGCCTCGCGCAAGTTCCGTATTTTGGCCGTGATCGACGATTGTTGCAGAGAGAACCTGTGCCTGGTCGCCGATACCAGTATATCGGGCAAGCGTGTTGCCCGTGAACTCGATGCGCTGGTGCGGATCTACGGAAAGCCTGCTTGCATTGTCAGCGACAACGGGACGGAGTTCACCAGCCGGGCCATCCTGAGATGGGCCGACCAGAACGCCATTCCCTGGCACTACATCGACCCCGGCAAGCCGCAGCAGAACGCGTTCATCGAGTCCTTCAACGGAAGCCTGCGCGACGAATTATTAAACGAGGAGATCTTCGACACACTGGACGATGCCCGGCGCAAGTTGGCGCTCTGGCGCTACGACTACAACGCCGTCAGACCGCACTCGTCTCTGGGAAACCAGACGCCGCTCGAAGCGCGCCGGACGCTTGAGCAATTTGAGGGCTCCGCGCCCGGCGCGCTTGCCCACAACAACCGATCCGACTACCAATCTCAAACCTGCAGACTCTCGTTATGA
- a CDS encoding helix-turn-helix transcriptional regulator produces the protein MKDLSHDVLPPSQAGLAKKVPSATRRLTTRLSRSLFLHVALVVQSLSAAFFVGDLWSEVLGLRSWLLPWAVQEYIQVFASVGLIVGVISSALFVRHSRKRIAAMGRQIDVVQGHFQTHIEDLFDAWKLSSSERAVAIYAMKGFSNREIAELRGKSQSTVKTQLNAVFRKSGRNTRQQLTAFLVEELISGATVEATQ, from the coding sequence GTGAAAGACCTGAGCCACGACGTACTGCCTCCTTCTCAGGCCGGTCTAGCGAAGAAAGTCCCATCCGCAACTCGGCGTCTGACCACGCGGCTGAGTCGTTCCCTCTTTCTTCACGTGGCGTTGGTGGTACAAAGTCTCAGTGCCGCTTTCTTCGTCGGCGATCTGTGGTCCGAGGTGCTGGGTTTGCGCAGTTGGCTTTTGCCTTGGGCGGTCCAGGAATATATTCAAGTTTTCGCCAGCGTTGGGTTGATTGTCGGTGTCATTAGCAGCGCGTTGTTCGTGCGCCACAGCCGCAAGCGAATCGCGGCAATGGGGCGCCAGATCGATGTAGTTCAGGGCCACTTCCAGACCCATATTGAAGACCTCTTTGATGCTTGGAAGCTTTCGAGCTCCGAGCGTGCTGTCGCTATATACGCGATGAAAGGGTTCTCGAATCGCGAGATCGCGGAGCTGCGCGGAAAATCGCAGTCCACCGTGAAAACCCAACTGAACGCTGTCTTCCGTAAATCCGGCCGAAACACCCGCCAGCAGCTTACAGCTTTTCTTGTCGAGGAGCTTATTTCGGGAGCCACAGTGGAAGCGACGCAGTAG
- a CDS encoding IS5 family transposase (programmed frameshift): MSDLFWLTDAQMARLAPFFPKPHGKPRVDDRRVLSGIIFLNRNGLRWRDAPKEYGPHKTLYSRWKRWSEKGIFARMMVGLAAEHGEEKTVMIDATYLKAHRTATSMVAKKGGRGRLIGRTKGGMNTKLHAICDSQGRPIDLFVTAGQVSDYIGARALLSGLPNVKWLLGDRGYDADWFREALQDKGIRACIPGRKKRKKPVKYDKRRYKRRNRIEIMFGRLKDWRRVATRYDRCPKVFLSAIALAALVIYWL, from the exons ATGAGCGATCTCTTCTGGCTGACCGACGCGCAGATGGCACGCCTGGCCCCTTTCTTCCCCAAGCCTCATGGTAAGCCTCGGGTCGATGACAGGCGGGTTTTGAGCGGGATTATCTTCCTCAATCGCAATGGCTTGCGTTGGCGAGATGCGCCGAAGGAGTATGGTCCGCATAAGACGCTTTACAGCCGGTGGAAGCGGTGGAGCGAGAAAGGCATCTTCGCGCGGATGATGGTGGGTCTGGCCGCTGAGCACGGCGAAGAGAAGACCGTGATGATCGACGCGACATATCTCAAGGCCCATCGAACGGCGACCAGCATGGTCGCCA AAAAAGGGGGGCGCGGTCGTCTGATCGGTCGAACCAAAGGGGGCATGAACACGAAGCTGCACGCCATCTGCGACAGTCAGGGGCGACCGATCGACCTGTTCGTCACCGCCGGACAGGTCAGCGATTACATCGGCGCGCGCGCATTGCTCAGCGGCCTACCAAACGTCAAATGGCTGCTCGGGGATCGTGGCTATGACGCTGACTGGTTCAGAGAAGCGTTGCAGGACAAGGGGATACGCGCCTGTATTCCAGGCCGAAAGAAACGCAAGAAGCCGGTCAAATACGACAAACGCCGATACAAGCGCCGCAATCGCATCGAGATCATGTTCGGAAGACTTAAGGACTGGAGGCGTGTGGCCACCCGATATGACCGGTGCCCAAAGGTCTTCCTTTCGGCCATCGCCCTCGCCGCCCTCGTCATCTACTGGTTATGA
- a CDS encoding IS110 family transposase yields the protein MEYFVGLDVSLRSCALCIVDGRGKVCMERELPCEVDEIANFLNAFGAAIVRIGFEAGALSQHLFFGLQNMGFEIVCMEARQVSAALSAMRNKTDKTDAKGIAQILRTGWFSPVHMKSREAHGLRALLSTRKALLKKTMDLANEVRGLLKIFGVRLPRTVKHGSFDGLVRPMIEMDEVLAHAVIPLLDARAVLFQHYLELDRRVKRAASQDEVCMRMMTVPGVGPIAALTFKAAVDDPNRFKRSRTVAAHFGLTPRRYQSGEHDNPGRISKAGDQNVRATLYAAANALLMRTMAGSQIKSWGMRLMRTKGRRRAVVAVARKLAVLLHRMWIDGTEFRQEKVGGH from the coding sequence ATGGAATACTTCGTTGGTTTGGATGTGTCGCTTCGGTCTTGCGCGCTTTGCATTGTGGACGGTCGTGGCAAGGTTTGCATGGAGCGAGAGCTCCCGTGTGAGGTCGACGAAATCGCCAACTTCCTGAATGCGTTCGGCGCCGCAATCGTGCGGATCGGCTTTGAGGCTGGCGCGCTGAGCCAGCACCTTTTCTTCGGCCTGCAAAACATGGGTTTCGAGATCGTGTGCATGGAAGCTCGCCAGGTCAGTGCCGCACTTTCAGCGATGCGGAACAAGACAGACAAGACGGACGCCAAGGGCATTGCCCAGATTTTGCGGACGGGTTGGTTCAGCCCGGTGCATATGAAGAGCCGGGAGGCCCACGGGCTACGGGCCCTGCTGAGCACCAGAAAGGCCTTGCTGAAGAAAACAATGGACTTGGCAAACGAAGTGCGTGGATTGCTGAAGATATTCGGTGTTCGCCTTCCCCGGACCGTCAAGCACGGTAGCTTCGACGGTCTCGTGAGGCCCATGATCGAGATGGATGAAGTTCTCGCGCACGCGGTCATTCCGTTGCTCGATGCACGTGCCGTCCTGTTCCAGCATTATCTTGAGCTGGATCGACGGGTGAAGCGTGCGGCGTCGCAAGACGAGGTCTGCATGCGGATGATGACGGTGCCTGGTGTAGGCCCGATCGCTGCTCTAACATTCAAAGCAGCGGTCGATGATCCCAATCGGTTCAAACGGTCTCGCACAGTAGCCGCGCACTTTGGTCTCACGCCGAGGCGATACCAGTCCGGCGAACACGACAACCCAGGTCGCATCTCCAAAGCCGGTGATCAGAATGTCCGAGCGACGCTCTACGCTGCCGCAAATGCGTTGCTTATGCGAACGATGGCCGGATCGCAGATCAAGTCTTGGGGCATGCGCCTCATGCGCACCAAAGGCCGCCGCCGTGCCGTCGTCGCGGTGGCTCGCAAACTGGCCGTCCTTTTACATCGGATGTGGATCGACGGCACAGAGTTCCGTCAGGAAAAAGTGGGAGGCCATTGA